The DNA segment AGGTACTGGTCGTTCATCTGCATGTACAGGCGCTTGTAGTAGCGGTTCACCTCAAAGCTGCGGAGGAGGCGTCAGCGTCATGCGGCTGCTCATGCTCGCGGAGGTCCCTCCCCGCCCAGAGCTTGCTCACCTGCACACCTGCCACTCCAGGGCGTCAGGGGAGATGTGGAGAGCCTTCTTCACCTCTGGGGAGTTCAGATACATGCTGAGGGCTGTGGAGTTGGTGCAGGGTGGGTCCATCCGGACCTTATTCCGGGCTACCGGCATCCGGAACAGGTTCTGGGAGAGAGTCAGGAGAGTCCCTACCACAGCAGCACCTGGTGCTAGCCCCCACGGGAGCAGATGCTCTCTGCCCCCTCCTGCCCACAGGCAGCACCACTGGCCGGGCAGAGGATGCTCACAGCCTGCTGACACGGGTGCCCGGGCTCACCTGCCGCCAGGAGAACCTCATCGGCATCCGGATGAAGGAGTTGCCCAGGTCATGTGTGATGAGACAGTCACCCTCGTACCTGCAGCCGGAACGAGCACGGGAACGGGCTGACAGCTCTGGAGGAACAAGGGCTCAGGCCCCTCCCTGGGGGAGTCCTCAACAGCAGCCAGACACGGTCTACCTGTCCCAGagggaccccctgcccagcccaccATGTCCGTCTGCCAGCCAGGACCCACACGCTGCAAATCAAAGCAAGCTAGTGCCTGGAGACCCGTTTTCCCTGGGGCCACTCTCACCTCATACTCCCAGGGACACCGCCATCGCATGGGGCGTAGAGGTTGTAGATGTTGAGGCCGGACTCCTCCACAATCTGAATCGTCTCCTCCATCTGCAACGAGCCACAAGGGTTTGGGACTCAGCAGGACACTTGAGGGACATGGGCCCATCCAGAGCCTGGCAGGTGGGTGCTGCTCACAGACACCGGGGCACTGGGCACGCACTCAGGGGCTCCAGCTCTCCTCACCTTGAGCGTGCAGTTCAGGTTGGAGTTGTCATGGAAGTTGCACTTCTCTTTGGAGCAGCAGAAGGCCTGCAAGTCCTTCCACAGCCTGCCAGCAGAGACCAGGGGACTTGGACCACACTGCCCAGGCGGCAACGCCGACACGAAGCCAGCAGCCGTGGCCACAGCCATGCTGCAGCCTCCCTGCCCAGCGGCCACACAGCATGTGGCTCAGCCCAGTGCCCCATGTGCCCCACAAACAAATGTGCCTGCCTGTGGGAGCTGCCAAGGATGAGGGGCCATCTCcgcagcctggctgctggccCACATCAGGCCAGGAGCTTCCCTTGTCCCACAAACCACCGACCCAGCCAGCCCCATCCCATGCCATGCCCCTGTCCTGCTTGCCCAGGGACAGCGCATCTAGCAGCAGCATTCCCCCTCCTCTTACTCAGTCCCCAGCAGGCCGTGGTAATAGGCAAAGTAAACCAGGGAGTTGTCATTGATCTCGTAGGATGAGAGGCCATTTCCCACAGCGATTCCCTGCaaggcaagaagaaaacaactctgtTGTGTTCCAGCTCCCCACAGGGCAGGCGCAGCCACAGCGGCATCAGGCAGGAAACAGATTCGGCACTGTTTACTCCACAGAGAGAACAGGAAGGGTCAGGGGTGCCTGAGAACACTCCCCGGTCCCATGCGACGCAGCAGGGACGGACAGGTCTGCCAGCAGCCGCTGCCAGCACCTCAGGAGAAGATGAAAGGCCACGGGGCCAGACCCGCCCTACACCCCAGAGGGGGCCCTGCACGCCAGCTGCACAGCCAGTCCCACCCCGGTCCCACTCGAGAGCCCCAGCGAGGTCCTGACAAGCCCTCTGCTCCACAGCTCAGGccaggccagcagcagagcccagctgctCACCTTCAGGTTGAGGCTGGGGTCCTGCATCACCCACTCTGCCAGTGTGGGGATGTAGACCCCCCCATAGCTCTCCCCTGTGAGGAAGAGATCGTTCTTGGAATACTCGGGGAAGAGCCGGAGGAAATCCTTCAGCGCCAGGTAGTTGTTGCGAGCAacctgcagggaggaggagacGGGGGtcaggcagcaaggcaggacCTCCAGTGcccaggcaggggcaggcaggaggcaggtCCGTCCCAGCAGCCCGGGTCACTCGCCTCGGTATCGTTTGTGGCATACTTCTTGTCCTCGGAGTAGGAGAAGCCGACGCCAGCGGGGGACTCCAGGTAGAGCACGTTGGCAATCTGCAGGGACAGCAGAGGAGCTAGAGATCAGGGGAAAACCCCCAGCTCAGCAAGACAGAGGGCTGCTGGCGGCACCCACGGGTGCCCGgccagccccagggctgtgctgggggggccACATTCCAGCCCGGCTCCACAGCAGACTCAAGAGGAGGGTGTGTTGGGCAGGGCTCCGTCCAGAGGGCAGGAGAAACTGGCTCAGGGCCACCCTCTCCCCACAGCCACGGAGGCTGCAGCACCGGCGCCCGTACCTTGTTCCAGGCGTAGTCGTTGTATTTCAGTGTGACCCCGTCAGGCTGGATCTGGGGAAGCGGAAGGCAGTGACTGATGGGTACAACCAGGCCGGCCCCAGCTAGACGGCTCATGCCATGCAGCATGCTGGCCCCCAGCGGCCCTGAGCCGCGGGACGGCTGTGACTACTGACCAGGAAGGGGCCGTGCTCCTTCAGGAAGCCCTCCATGGAGCTGCAGCCGGGGCCCCCATTCAGCCACAGCACCAGGGGGCTGCTCTGGGGGTTGCTCTGGGCCTCCACAAACCTGCAGACGCACGGCCGTCAGTCCCCGGTACCCGGCCGGGCCCCCTCCCCGGCTGGTCGGGGCGCGGCCCGGCACCAGCCCTGGTACCGGCGCGGCCCCACGTACCAGTAGTGCAGGTgctggcccggcccggcgcagAGGTAGCCCGAGAAGTGCCGGAAGGAGGGCTGCTTGGTCAGCCCCGGCAGGAAGGTCACCTCGTGGCCCGGGGGGGCGGCccggctcagccccagcagcagcgcGCCCAGCAGCAGCGGCCCCATCTGCGggaggggcgggaggggaggtCGGGGCGCTGCCGGCCGGGACCGGCCGCGGCCCCAGCAGCGCCCcacggccgccccgccgccccggtgcctcccccgccccccgctccccgcccccccggcccggTCCGCTGACCCCGGCCGCTCCCGGCGCGGCTCTCACAGGCGGCGATCCCGGCGGGCACATGACACCCGCCCATATGACCTCCGGTGCTCACGTGAGCGGGGCGGGGCGTCGCGGCCGCCAATCAGCACCCCGGCGCCGGCCGgcccctgccccgctcccgCGTACGCACGTGGGAGCGGCTCCGGTCCCGACCGGCGGGACGGGAccgggacgggggggggggttccgGGGAGCCCCGGCACGGGAGGGAGCGGGGACCCGGCCCCGGCGGGCACGACGGCggcagccggcggcgggggTGCGGCGCCCGGCGGGCACCGGCGGGTACTGCCGGCTGCCACCGGGCACAGCGGGGACGGCCGGGCACCGCCGGTTACAGCTGGGTGCCACCGGGCACCGCTGGCTACAGCCGGGCACTGCCGGGCATCACCGCATACAGCCAGGCACCACCAGGCACTGCCAGGCAGCACTGGCTACAGCCAGGCACTGCTGGGCATCACCGGGTATAGCCGGGCACTACCAGGCACTGCTGGGCATCATCGCATACAGCTGGGCACCACTGGGTACAGCCGGGCACTGCCAGGCACTGCTGGGAATCACCGGGTACTGCCGGGCACCCAGGCACAGGCGGGCAGCGCCGGGCAGGCACTGCGTGGAGCGCCTGCAGGCCCGGAGAGGCCGGTGGGGCCCGGCTGCGCCCCAGCAGACAGGGGgtcccctcccaccctcc comes from the Haliaeetus albicilla chromosome 2, bHalAlb1.1, whole genome shotgun sequence genome and includes:
- the CTSA gene encoding LOW QUALITY PROTEIN: lysosomal protective protein (The sequence of the model RefSeq protein was modified relative to this genomic sequence to represent the inferred CDS: deleted 1 base in 1 codon), yielding MGGCHVPAGIAACESRPGAAGMGPLLLGALLLGLSRAAPPGHEVTFLPGLTKQPSFRHFSGYLCAGPGQHLHYWFVEAQSNPQSSPLVLWLNGGPGCSSMEGFLKEHGPFLIQPDGVTLKYNDYAWNKIANVLYLESPAGVGFSYSEDKKYATNDTEVARNNYLALKDFLRLFPEYSKNDLFLTGESYGGVYIPTLAEWVMQDPSLNLKGIAVGNGLSSYEINDNSLVYFAYYHGLLGTELWKDLQAFCCSKEKCNFHDNSNLNCTLKMEETIQIVEESGLNIYNLYAPCDGGVPGSMRYEGDCLITHDLGNSFIRMPMRFSWRQNLFRMPVARNKVRMDPPCTNSTALSMYLNSPEVKKALHISPDALEWQVCSFEVNRYYKRLYMQMNDQYLKLLGAMKYRILVYNGDVDMACNFLGDEWFVDSLCQKVQVARRPWLYTEGGENQIGGFVKEFTNIAFLTVKGAGHMVPTDRPLAAFTMFSRFIKNEPY